One part of the Actinomyces howellii genome encodes these proteins:
- a CDS encoding ABC transporter permease, translating to MLRYAGHRLLQMVPVFFGATLLIYAMVFALPGDPVAALGGERTLSPAVQEQIRSDYNLDKPFIVQYLLYLKGVFTLDLGTTLRGGREITEVLATAYPVTIKLAVLALAIEAVAGITVGLVAGMRKGGFFDATVLVVSLIVIAVPTFVIGFVMQFFIGVKAGWLPVTAGNSPGFKELLMPAMVLGAVSFAYVLRLTRTQVAENLSADHVRTARAKGLSGTRVMLVHVLRNSLVPVITFLGADLGALMGGAIVTEGIFNINGVGGTLYRSILQGEGPTVVSFTTVLIVVFIVSNLVVDLLYAALDPRIRYA from the coding sequence ACGCCGGACACAGGCTCCTGCAGATGGTCCCCGTCTTCTTCGGGGCCACGCTGCTCATCTACGCGATGGTCTTCGCCCTGCCCGGGGACCCCGTCGCGGCCTTGGGCGGTGAGCGCACGCTCAGCCCCGCCGTCCAGGAGCAGATCCGCTCCGACTACAACCTGGACAAGCCCTTCATCGTCCAGTACCTGCTCTACCTCAAGGGTGTGTTCACCCTCGACCTGGGGACCACGCTGCGAGGCGGCAGGGAGATCACGGAGGTCCTGGCCACCGCCTACCCGGTCACGATCAAGCTCGCGGTCCTGGCCCTGGCCATCGAGGCGGTCGCGGGTATCACGGTCGGCCTCGTCGCGGGGATGCGCAAGGGCGGTTTCTTCGACGCCACCGTGCTCGTCGTCTCGCTCATCGTCATCGCCGTGCCCACCTTCGTCATCGGCTTCGTCATGCAGTTCTTCATCGGCGTCAAGGCCGGGTGGCTGCCGGTGACGGCGGGCAACTCCCCAGGGTTCAAGGAGCTGCTCATGCCGGCCATGGTGCTGGGCGCGGTCTCCTTCGCCTACGTGCTGCGCCTGACCCGCACGCAGGTCGCCGAGAACCTCTCGGCCGACCACGTGCGCACCGCCCGCGCCAAGGGGCTGAGCGGGACCCGCGTCATGCTCGTGCACGTGCTGCGCAACTCCCTCGTGCCCGTCATCACCTTCCTGGGCGCGGATCTGGGCGCCCTCATGGGAGGGGCGATCGTCACCGAGGGCATCTTCAACATCAACGGCGTCGGCGGGACGCTCTACCGGTCGATCCTCCAGGGGGAGGGGCCCACGGTGGTGTCATTCACGACGGTGCTCATCGTCGTGTTCATCGTCTCCAACCTCGTTGTCGACCTGCTCTACGCCGCCCTCGACCCCAGGATCCGCTATGCCTAA
- a CDS encoding ABC transporter permease gives MPKSPENTAARPGQERFVAEVDEQGLGAVDAVADESAPSSMWGEAWKQLRRRPIFWFSALLIVCALALAIVPGLFTRTDPTFCQLSNSYGEPSAGHPFGFTRQGCDIFARTVHGARASVSVGVLTTAIVVVIGSIVGAIAGYFGGFFDSLLSRVTDIFFAIPFVLAAIVVMQMFKGSSSIMTVVAVLAMFGWPQIARITRGAVMGVKNEDYVTAARSLGSGRLRILTRHILPNAAAPIIVTATVQLGSFIVAEATLSFLGIGLPPSIVSWGADIADAKAALRDHVSVLLYPAGALALTVLGFIMMGDAVRDALDPKARK, from the coding sequence ATGCCTAAGTCCCCTGAGAACACCGCCGCGCGGCCCGGACAGGAGCGCTTCGTCGCCGAGGTCGACGAGCAGGGCCTGGGCGCCGTCGACGCCGTCGCTGACGAGAGCGCGCCCTCCTCGATGTGGGGGGAGGCGTGGAAGCAGCTGCGTCGGCGCCCCATCTTCTGGTTCTCCGCCCTGCTCATCGTCTGCGCCCTCGCGCTGGCTATCGTTCCGGGGCTGTTCACCCGGACCGACCCGACCTTCTGCCAGCTGTCGAACTCCTACGGCGAGCCCTCCGCCGGACACCCCTTCGGCTTCACCCGCCAGGGCTGCGACATCTTCGCGCGCACCGTCCACGGAGCGCGGGCCTCGGTGAGCGTCGGCGTGCTCACGACCGCGATCGTCGTGGTCATCGGCTCGATCGTCGGAGCGATCGCCGGGTACTTCGGCGGCTTCTTCGACTCCCTGCTGTCCCGGGTCACCGACATCTTCTTCGCCATCCCCTTCGTGCTGGCCGCGATCGTGGTCATGCAGATGTTCAAGGGCAGCTCCTCGATCATGACGGTCGTGGCGGTGCTGGCCATGTTCGGCTGGCCCCAGATCGCCCGCATCACCCGAGGGGCGGTTATGGGCGTCAAGAACGAGGACTACGTGACGGCCGCCCGCTCGCTGGGGTCGGGACGCCTGCGCATCCTGACCCGCCACATCCTGCCCAACGCCGCGGCACCGATCATCGTGACGGCCACGGTCCAGCTCGGCTCCTTCATCGTGGCCGAGGCGACCCTCAGCTTCCTGGGCATCGGGCTGCCGCCCTCGATCGTGTCCTGGGGGGCTGACATCGCCGACGCCAAGGCCGCGCTGCGCGACCACGTGTCCGTGCTGCTCTACCCGGCCGGCGCCCTGGCCCTGACCGTGCTCGGATTCATCATGATGGGCGACGCGGTGCGCGACGCCCTCGACCCGAAGGCCCGAAAGTGA
- a CDS encoding IS30 family transposase codes for MVRGTGHGRRLGAQGRGAIAAGLARGDSLASIARFLGVAVSTVSREVAAGGGRQAYDPQARHAQARAARARPKARVLDSNDQLRALVVQGLRQRWSPQQISRRLAADHPERDDLRVSHETIYQSLYVQGRGTLRAELGRHYRLRTGRSRRVPRSALAGPLASRPWLADARISTRPAQVADRAVPGHWEGDLVMGAGNRTAMITLVERTTRLVLIAPLLTDHTATTVATVLETMIKGLPRSMARSLTWDQGGEMAQVARFRTATNLEVYFCDPHSPWQRGTNENTNGLIREFFPKGTDLSTYPLHAFEQAQHLLNTRPRQTLDWATPAEAFNRLLQKTEHDTTIALTT; via the coding sequence ATGGTCCGGGGTACCGGGCACGGCAGGCGTCTGGGGGCTCAGGGGCGCGGCGCGATCGCTGCGGGCCTGGCCAGGGGTGATTCCCTGGCCTCGATCGCCCGGTTCCTGGGGGTGGCTGTCTCCACGGTCAGCCGCGAGGTCGCTGCCGGCGGGGGCCGGCAGGCCTACGACCCCCAGGCCCGCCACGCCCAGGCCCGGGCCGCCAGGGCACGGCCCAAGGCGCGTGTGCTGGACTCCAACGACCAGCTGCGGGCCCTGGTGGTCCAGGGCCTGAGACAGCGGTGGTCGCCCCAGCAGATCAGCCGCCGTCTGGCTGCGGACCACCCCGAGCGCGATGATCTTCGTGTGAGCCACGAGACGATCTACCAGTCCCTGTACGTCCAGGGCCGAGGGACGCTGCGCGCCGAGCTGGGCCGTCACTACAGGCTGCGCACCGGGCGGAGTCGGCGCGTGCCACGCTCGGCCCTGGCCGGGCCCCTGGCCTCCAGGCCCTGGCTGGCCGACGCGCGTATCAGCACCCGCCCGGCCCAGGTCGCCGACCGGGCCGTGCCAGGCCACTGGGAGGGCGACCTGGTCATGGGCGCGGGCAACCGCACCGCGATGATCACCCTGGTCGAACGCACCACCCGCCTGGTCCTGATCGCCCCGCTGCTGACCGACCACACCGCCACCACCGTGGCCACGGTGCTGGAGACCATGATCAAGGGCCTGCCCCGCTCCATGGCCCGGTCCCTGACCTGGGACCAGGGCGGCGAGATGGCCCAGGTCGCCCGCTTCAGGACCGCCACCAACCTCGAGGTGTACTTCTGCGACCCCCACAGCCCCTGGCAACGAGGAACCAACGAGAACACCAACGGCCTGATCCGCGAGTTCTTCCCCAAAGGCACCGACCTGTCGACCTACCCCCTCCACGCCTTCGAACAGGCCCAGCACCTCCTCAACACCCGCCCCCGCCAGACCCTAGACTGGGCCACACCCGCAGAAGCCTTCAACAGGCTCCTGCAGAAAACAGAACACGACACCACCATTGCACTCACCACCTGA